In the Solibacillus sp. FSL K6-1523 genome, one interval contains:
- a CDS encoding phage portal protein, whose amino-acid sequence MTGFFPFQGAVTDTDILNEHVTAGTNKIISNIKFLENEISKFKSSEKRKWMLVGEAYYEGEQDILKRKRRIIGKGGQLEIAQNLPNNKILDNQYAKLVDQKVNYQLGKPITLESENKPYLKALENIFNRRFHRTLKAVGQDALNGGIGWLYPYYNEHGEFTIKRFPPHQIIPFWHDSEQTIVDFAIRIYTTTVYEGEKEVVKEKAEVYSTQGVDYYEWFNGRLVPDVTTQTQPYITISDGENEHGVNWQRVPLIPFKFNSKEIPLIKRVKSLQDGINIMLSDFENNMQEDARNTILVIHNYDGQDLGQFRHNLAQFGAVKVRSADGAKGGVDTLTITVNADNYKSILSLFKKALTENGRGYDAKDERMSNNPNQMNIQSMYSDIELDANGIETEFQASFEELLWFINQHLANTDQGDFEGETVDITFNRDILINEKEVVEVLEKSPYMPLESRLAQHPYVKDVQLELRRLKKERQEEMNMHDNYDETFKQKRGGNNNGEIS is encoded by the coding sequence ATGACAGGTTTTTTCCCGTTCCAAGGGGCTGTAACCGATACAGATATATTAAATGAGCACGTAACGGCTGGGACAAATAAAATCATTAGCAACATTAAGTTTCTAGAAAACGAAATTAGTAAATTTAAATCGTCTGAAAAGCGTAAATGGATGTTAGTTGGCGAGGCTTATTACGAGGGGGAGCAAGATATTTTAAAGCGCAAACGCCGAATTATTGGTAAAGGTGGACAGTTAGAAATTGCGCAAAACCTCCCGAATAACAAAATTTTAGATAACCAATATGCCAAACTTGTTGACCAAAAAGTAAACTACCAGCTAGGTAAGCCCATTACATTGGAGTCCGAAAACAAGCCGTACTTAAAAGCGCTTGAGAATATTTTTAACCGCCGTTTCCATCGTACACTAAAAGCAGTCGGTCAAGACGCATTAAACGGTGGGATTGGATGGTTATACCCTTATTACAACGAACATGGGGAATTTACAATTAAAAGATTCCCACCGCATCAGATTATCCCGTTTTGGCATGATTCAGAGCAAACTATTGTTGATTTCGCTATCCGCATTTATACAACGACTGTTTATGAGGGCGAAAAAGAAGTAGTTAAGGAAAAAGCAGAAGTCTACAGTACACAAGGCGTGGATTATTACGAATGGTTTAACGGTCGTTTGGTACCAGATGTAACAACTCAAACACAACCTTATATTACAATTTCAGATGGTGAGAACGAACACGGTGTTAACTGGCAGCGAGTTCCGTTGATTCCGTTTAAATTTAATAGCAAGGAAATACCACTGATCAAGCGTGTTAAGTCGTTACAAGATGGCATCAACATTATGCTTAGTGACTTTGAAAATAATATGCAGGAAGATGCACGTAATACCATCCTTGTAATCCACAATTATGACGGACAGGATTTAGGTCAATTCAGACACAATCTTGCACAATTTGGAGCTGTTAAAGTACGTTCAGCAGATGGCGCTAAAGGTGGCGTTGATACGTTGACCATTACGGTTAATGCCGACAACTACAAATCTATTCTTTCGCTATTCAAAAAAGCACTTACAGAAAACGGTCGCGGCTATGATGCAAAAGATGAGCGTATGAGTAACAATCCAAATCAGATGAATATCCAGTCGATGTACAGCGATATTGAGCTTGATGCGAACGGTATTGAAACCGAGTTCCAAGCTTCATTTGAGGAATTGCTATGGTTTATTAATCAGCATCTAGCTAATACAGATCAGGGTGACTTTGAGGGTGAAACTGTTGATATTACCTTTAACCGTGACATTCTTATCAATGAAAAAGAAGTCGTGGAAGTGCTTGAGAAATCCCCTTACATGCCATTGGAAAGCCGTTTGGCACAGCACCCGTATGTTAAGGATGTTCAGTTGGAACTTAGACGTTTGAAAAAAGAGCGACAGGAAGAAATGAATATGCATGATAATTACGATGAAACATTTAAGCAAAAACGAGGAGGTAATAATAATGGCGAAATATCGTAA
- the terL gene encoding phage terminase large subunit, whose amino-acid sequence MITDAELLELETLLQLEALDEAKTNFFKFCNVLAPSFYKESRAFLIYMCDEMQDFYESDDEVMIVNVPPRHGKSRTASMFAKFVFGQNQSEKIMTGSYNEMLSTTFSKAVRNDISEVKGDKDKLVYSDIFPDTRIKHGDGAMNLWSLEGGYNNYLATSPTGTATGFGASLLIIDDLIKNAEEAFNEGVLEKHWEWFTNTMLSRVEEGGKIIIIMTRWSSKDLAGRALLHFKEEGKKVRHINLKAQQEDGSMLCDEILSRRSFESKTRAMRPEIAAANYQQEPIDVKGRLYSKFKTYDGELPQFKQIKNYTDTADTGEDFLCSINYGITFNNEAYVLDILYTKDGMEVTEPKTAEMLHKDKVNVSDIESNSGGRGFARAVERLLKTNHNSNFTRVEPFHQSKNKQARILSNATWVMDHIYFPSNWRERWPEYFKAMTEYQREGKNKHDDAPDATTGIAEKIDGGSTYSFD is encoded by the coding sequence ATGATTACAGATGCAGAATTATTAGAGTTAGAAACGCTGCTGCAGCTTGAAGCTCTCGATGAAGCAAAAACGAATTTCTTTAAGTTTTGCAATGTGCTCGCTCCTTCTTTTTATAAAGAGAGTCGAGCCTTTTTAATTTATATGTGTGATGAGATGCAAGACTTTTATGAATCTGATGATGAGGTAATGATCGTAAACGTTCCTCCACGTCACGGGAAATCACGAACGGCATCTATGTTCGCTAAATTTGTATTCGGCCAGAATCAAAGTGAAAAGATTATGACGGGTTCCTATAACGAAATGCTATCAACTACATTTTCCAAAGCTGTACGAAATGATATTTCAGAGGTTAAAGGGGATAAGGATAAATTAGTATATAGCGACATCTTCCCTGATACGCGTATCAAGCATGGGGACGGTGCAATGAACTTATGGAGCTTAGAGGGTGGTTACAATAACTATTTAGCTACATCACCTACTGGTACAGCGACAGGGTTCGGTGCTTCTTTACTTATTATCGATGACCTAATCAAAAATGCTGAAGAGGCTTTTAACGAAGGTGTGCTTGAAAAGCATTGGGAATGGTTCACAAATACGATGCTTTCTCGAGTTGAAGAAGGCGGGAAAATAATCATCATTATGACGCGTTGGTCCTCTAAAGATTTAGCAGGGCGAGCGCTTCTTCATTTTAAAGAAGAAGGTAAAAAAGTCCGTCATATCAATTTAAAGGCGCAACAAGAAGATGGCTCAATGCTATGTGATGAAATTTTAAGTCGTAGATCATTCGAAAGTAAAACTCGTGCAATGAGACCGGAGATTGCCGCTGCTAACTACCAGCAAGAGCCTATTGATGTTAAAGGACGATTATATAGCAAATTTAAGACATATGACGGTGAGCTGCCGCAGTTTAAACAGATTAAGAACTATACAGATACGGCAGATACAGGTGAGGACTTCTTGTGTTCAATCAATTACGGCATCACATTCAATAATGAAGCGTATGTACTCGATATTCTTTATACGAAAGATGGCATGGAAGTGACTGAACCAAAAACGGCGGAAATGCTTCATAAAGATAAAGTAAATGTATCTGACATTGAATCAAACAGTGGTGGACGTGGCTTTGCTCGAGCAGTCGAACGATTACTCAAAACGAACCACAATTCAAATTTCACGCGTGTTGAGCCATTCCATCAGAGTAAGAACAAACAAGCGCGTATTTTATCTAATGCCACATGGGTAATGGATCACATATATTTCCCTAGTAACTGGCGTGAGAGATGGCCCGAATATTTCAAAGCAATGACCGAATACCAACGCGAAGGTAAAAATAAACACGATGATGCACCAGATGCTACAACTGGTATTGCCGAAAAGATTGATGGCGGAAGCACATACAGTTTCGATTAA
- a CDS encoding terminase small subunit: MKLTIKQQRFADYYIETGNATESAIRAGYSEKTARSIGQENLTKPDIIKYIEKRNEELDDARIADIKEVKQFWTVVLRDETLETKDRLKASEFIAKTNGAFIDKVEHSGEVTNTVVEMTSEERHKRIAELKAKLK; encoded by the coding sequence GTGAAACTGACTATTAAGCAACAAAGATTCGCTGATTACTATATCGAAACAGGAAACGCTACAGAATCAGCTATTCGCGCAGGGTATAGTGAAAAAACTGCTAGAAGCATCGGGCAGGAAAACCTTACAAAACCTGACATAATAAAATACATCGAAAAACGAAACGAAGAGTTAGATGACGCAAGAATAGCTGATATAAAAGAAGTGAAACAGTTTTGGACCGTTGTGTTAAGGGATGAAACGCTCGAGACAAAAGATCGTTTAAAAGCTTCGGAATTTATCGCTAAAACGAATGGCGCATTTATAGATAAGGTCGAGCACAGTGGAGAAGTAACCAATACGGTCGTCGAAATGACATCTGAAGAACGACATAAAAGAATAGCTGAATTGAAGGCGAAGTTAAAATGA
- a CDS encoding coiled-coil domain-containing protein — MKKGYISIVHLIYIIIISVILLAFILVIAFGNTETANTTMGTASTVSSLILSVIAIVMTITDVAGQRNTVSDIKESAEKLQTNLSTVNKSIEEIGQLKEDLMESMRAINVSNQSIIKEISTLKGKYEKNDGEEPKIENQEILKDLNELSERLKTVYVNPIAKKAHFLSMPDNNSDFEDRIILNRILTYLVSHIPEKFKLSDVIWMSEELKISRSRLKSELNKLVNKKILSRDGEYYIIQIK; from the coding sequence ATGAAAAAAGGATATATCAGTATAGTACATTTAATTTACATTATTATTATTTCTGTAATTTTATTAGCATTTATTTTAGTTATTGCTTTTGGAAACACAGAAACGGCAAACACAACTATGGGAACAGCTTCAACAGTTTCATCTTTAATATTATCTGTAATTGCAATTGTAATGACAATTACGGATGTTGCAGGACAAAGAAATACAGTCAGCGATATAAAAGAATCTGCTGAAAAATTACAAACTAATTTAAGCACAGTAAATAAAAGTATCGAGGAAATCGGTCAGTTAAAAGAAGATTTAATGGAATCGATGAGAGCAATCAATGTAAGTAATCAATCAATTATAAAAGAGATTTCTACATTAAAAGGAAAATACGAAAAGAATGATGGTGAAGAACCGAAAATTGAAAATCAAGAAATTCTTAAAGATTTGAATGAGTTAAGTGAACGATTGAAAACAGTATATGTAAATCCAATCGCTAAAAAAGCTCATTTCCTTTCAATGCCTGATAATAATTCAGATTTTGAAGATCGAATTATATTAAACAGGATTTTGACCTATCTAGTAAGTCATATACCCGAAAAATTTAAACTATCTGATGTGATTTGGATGTCTGAAGAACTAAAAATTTCGCGCTCTAGACTAAAGAGCGAACTAAATAAATTAGTTAATAAAAAAATTCTATCCCGTGATGGGGAGTATTATATTATCCAAATAAAATAA
- a CDS encoding RusA family crossover junction endodeoxyribonuclease, with the protein MIQFTVPGAVQAQERPRFSRAGNGVRTHDAPKSRNYKELVKLVAWENKPQEPIMEPIRLKVDVFIVPPKKYHTKPKQALIDSGELRPTTKPDLDNLVKGIKDGCTKIIWHDDAQIVEMVVRKFYDMTPRAEVSVEILSN; encoded by the coding sequence ATGATTCAATTTACAGTACCAGGGGCAGTACAAGCGCAGGAGCGACCAAGATTCAGCCGAGCAGGGAATGGCGTCAGAACACACGACGCTCCCAAGTCTCGTAACTATAAAGAGTTGGTCAAGCTCGTAGCATGGGAGAATAAGCCACAAGAGCCGATTATGGAGCCTATAAGGTTGAAGGTGGATGTATTTATCGTCCCACCAAAGAAGTACCACACAAAGCCAAAACAAGCGCTTATTGATAGTGGTGAGTTACGACCGACGACTAAGCCAGATTTAGATAATTTGGTTAAGGGCATTAAGGATGGCTGCACGAAAATCATTTGGCATGATGATGCGCAGATCGTTGAGATGGTTGTACGTAAATTTTATGATATGACACCGAGGGCAGAAGTGAGCGTAGAAATATTAAGTAATTAA
- a CDS encoding dUTP diphosphatase, translating to MNLEKLFETQAQLDGHIYTKHPELRGQDNLDWKLLALQVELAECANEWRGFKKWSTDQEPRTFEKVECATCQGTGDENYEMVQEAAEGNGSHEYIQCEECKGTGYDGERNPLLEEYVDCLHFALSIGIELQIYNFNFISINSQQPTMDLFMEVMAFTTELYWHHRNDGMIKEKESTYKSVLYHLLDLGQTLGFEWEQVEAAYYAKNKVNHERQESGY from the coding sequence ATGAATTTAGAAAAGTTATTTGAAACACAGGCTCAATTGGATGGGCACATTTATACAAAGCATCCGGAATTACGGGGGCAGGATAATTTGGATTGGAAGTTGTTAGCGTTACAAGTGGAATTAGCTGAATGTGCTAATGAATGGCGTGGGTTTAAGAAGTGGAGTACTGATCAGGAGCCAAGAACTTTCGAAAAAGTTGAATGTGCAACGTGCCAAGGAACTGGCGATGAAAATTATGAAATGGTGCAAGAAGCAGCGGAAGGGAACGGAAGCCATGAATATATTCAGTGCGAAGAATGTAAAGGTACTGGGTATGACGGAGAACGAAATCCATTGCTCGAAGAATACGTAGACTGCTTACACTTTGCACTTAGTATTGGTATCGAATTACAGATATACAACTTTAATTTCATCTCTATAAATAGCCAACAACCTACTATGGACTTGTTTATGGAAGTGATGGCATTTACGACGGAATTGTACTGGCATCACCGTAATGATGGGATGATAAAAGAGAAAGAATCGACTTACAAATCTGTTCTTTACCACCTTTTAGATCTAGGGCAAACGTTAGGCTTTGAATGGGAACAAGTCGAAGCAGCTTACTACGCTAAAAACAAAGTAAACCATGAACGTCAGGAGAGTGGTTACTAA
- a CDS encoding DUF6877 family protein, whose amino-acid sequence MTKQQVDQAISELISEYVFPYEALVDVHTRLLGCTDAYYAAQQLRYLQNLVNAGMAKKRGETVES is encoded by the coding sequence ATGACAAAACAACAAGTAGATCAAGCAATTAGTGAATTAATCAGCGAGTATGTATTTCCTTATGAGGCATTAGTGGACGTACATACGAGATTGCTAGGCTGTACAGATGCATATTACGCAGCCCAGCAGTTGCGCTATCTTCAAAATTTAGTTAATGCCGGTATGGCTAAGAAAAGGGGCGAGACTGTTGAAAGTTAG
- a CDS encoding ATP-binding protein: MKPIQGAFKQIAEIVGQNMTTSPYKLCSICNQQVPAMEIDVLGTKRWVQPKCKCEVEAFDAEQKEFQNYQREREVRELFAISQVGDRYLQADFSNFEVRAGSENAYKIAQYYVDKFETFGRESILLWGDPGNGKTHLAAAIHNAMREKGLVVVFVSMPDLLSKIKATFNRNNKESEEQILKALSICDLLIIDDLGAEKTSDWVEETIFKIIDNRYRRNKPILATSNMSPKDLPEQLGKRSNDRIVEMMQPIENKATSYRREHAKERFGQFKAFLQENEGA; the protein is encoded by the coding sequence ATGAAACCAATACAAGGGGCGTTCAAACAAATAGCGGAAATCGTGGGTCAGAACATGACGACTTCTCCTTATAAACTTTGCTCTATCTGTAATCAGCAAGTACCAGCAATGGAAATCGACGTATTAGGTACAAAACGCTGGGTACAACCAAAATGCAAATGTGAGGTTGAAGCCTTTGACGCTGAACAAAAGGAATTTCAAAATTATCAACGTGAACGTGAAGTACGCGAGCTCTTTGCAATTAGCCAAGTAGGTGACCGTTATTTACAAGCCGATTTTAGTAACTTTGAGGTACGGGCAGGTTCTGAAAATGCTTATAAAATTGCGCAATACTACGTGGACAAGTTCGAAACGTTTGGGCGTGAGAGCATTTTGCTTTGGGGTGATCCTGGTAACGGCAAAACGCACCTAGCGGCAGCTATCCATAATGCAATGCGAGAAAAGGGATTAGTTGTTGTCTTTGTATCGATGCCTGACTTGCTTAGCAAGATTAAAGCCACGTTTAACCGCAACAATAAAGAGTCAGAGGAACAGATATTAAAAGCTTTATCAATTTGCGACTTACTCATTATTGATGATTTAGGCGCAGAGAAAACGAGCGATTGGGTGGAGGAAACGATTTTCAAGATTATCGACAACCGCTACCGCCGCAATAAGCCGATTTTAGCCACTAGTAATATGTCACCAAAAGATTTACCGGAGCAATTAGGTAAACGCTCAAATGACCGTATCGTTGAGATGATGCAACCAATCGAAAATAAGGCGACGAGTTACCGCCGTGAGCATGCAAAGGAACGGTTTGGGCAATTTAAAGCCTTTTTGCAGGAAAACGAGGGCGCTTAA
- a CDS encoding phage replisome organizer N-terminal domain-containing protein codes for MAEITWIKLKTDMFDSTKIRLIEKLPEGDTILVIWIKLLTAAGKANSNGYIMLTENIPMNVEEMSVVFDRPLNTVRLALEAFKRYGMVDVEDGELVRIANWEKHQNIDGMEKIREQNRLRKQKERERKKALAAPKNDIVEPCHVTVTTNHATEVEEDIEVDKELKRSTAAITKASPPVNIITFFQENIRFNLSPFETETIIHWENEYPYELIIEAMKRTAMANVTTLRYTEGILIDWQKKRLTTLAEIQRDDEAFNQKKGGKRYETNTRGVQTNSGNRGSEHDDFSL; via the coding sequence ATGGCTGAAATCACTTGGATAAAACTTAAGACAGATATGTTCGACAGCACGAAAATTAGGCTTATCGAAAAATTACCAGAGGGCGATACGATCTTAGTCATTTGGATTAAATTACTGACGGCTGCTGGTAAGGCGAACAGTAATGGTTACATCATGTTAACAGAAAATATTCCGATGAACGTTGAAGAAATGTCGGTTGTATTTGACCGCCCACTTAACACCGTCAGATTAGCGTTAGAGGCTTTTAAACGTTACGGGATGGTTGATGTAGAGGATGGCGAATTAGTCCGAATAGCTAACTGGGAAAAGCACCAAAACATTGACGGGATGGAGAAGATACGTGAACAAAATCGGTTGCGTAAACAAAAGGAACGTGAACGAAAAAAGGCATTAGCGGCACCAAAAAATGACATAGTTGAACCTTGTCACGTGACAGTCACGACGAATCACGCAACAGAAGTAGAAGAAGATATAGAAGTAGATAAAGAACTTAAAAGATCTACTGCTGCTATTACTAAAGCTTCGCCTCCAGTTAACATAATTACATTTTTCCAAGAAAATATCCGTTTCAATTTATCACCTTTTGAAACAGAAACTATTATTCACTGGGAAAATGAATATCCTTATGAACTAATCATTGAAGCGATGAAACGAACGGCAATGGCTAACGTTACAACTCTACGTTATACAGAAGGTATTTTAATAGATTGGCAGAAAAAGCGCTTAACAACTTTAGCAGAAATCCAACGTGACGACGAAGCATTCAATCAAAAGAAAGGTGGAAAACGTTATGAAACCAATACAAGGGGCGTTCAAACAAATAGCGGAAATCGTGGGTCAGAACATGACGACTTCTCCTTATAA
- a CDS encoding zinc-finger-containing protein: MECPYCTGPVEFLSSKQFYGKDYGTNVYVCYPCDAYVGTHGKGKTPLGTLANKPLRQLRMTAHSIFDPLWKGKFRKMGRNGAYRLMQKLMDLPPQKAHIAMFDEDQCRLLISKVKEYRGLQ; this comes from the coding sequence ATGGAATGTCCATACTGCACAGGTCCAGTAGAGTTCCTTTCCAGTAAACAATTCTACGGCAAGGACTATGGCACGAATGTATACGTTTGTTATCCATGCGATGCCTATGTTGGCACACACGGCAAAGGTAAAACGCCACTAGGTACATTAGCAAATAAACCATTGCGTCAATTACGAATGACAGCACATTCAATTTTTGATCCATTGTGGAAGGGCAAATTCCGCAAAATGGGACGTAATGGAGCTTATCGTTTGATGCAAAAACTTATGGATTTACCACCACAAAAGGCACATATAGCGATGTTCGATGAAGATCAATGTCGTTTGTTAATTAGCAAGGTTAAAGAATATAGAGGGCTTCAATAG
- a CDS encoding MBL fold metallo-hydrolase: protein MIEIKTIATGSKGNCYHISDGSTALLLEAGISFKQIQQGVNFETSNIAGVLISHEHMDHCKGVEGCLKRGMKIYMSQGTKDGMGLTDVQIRVVKSKKQFLIGTWTILPFDVQHDVNEPLGFLLQSDNGDKLLFATDTYYVKYRFTGLTHILIECNYDQQTLDENAESGRIHPSMRRRVMKSHFSLENLLNFFAANDLSKVQEIHLLHLSDNNSNVERIFKAVARATGKMIYIP from the coding sequence ATGATTGAAATCAAAACAATCGCTACAGGAAGTAAAGGTAACTGCTATCACATTAGTGATGGCAGCACCGCCTTACTACTGGAGGCAGGCATTTCATTCAAGCAAATTCAACAAGGCGTCAATTTCGAAACTAGCAATATAGCAGGTGTATTAATATCACACGAGCATATGGACCATTGCAAGGGTGTTGAGGGCTGTTTAAAACGTGGGATGAAGATTTACATGTCGCAAGGCACAAAAGACGGTATGGGCTTAACTGATGTGCAAATTCGCGTCGTTAAAAGCAAGAAACAGTTTCTTATTGGTACATGGACGATTTTACCGTTTGACGTGCAGCATGACGTGAATGAGCCGTTAGGGTTTTTGCTCCAATCAGATAACGGGGACAAGCTATTATTTGCTACTGATACGTACTACGTCAAATACCGATTCACTGGACTTACTCATATACTCATCGAATGTAATTATGACCAACAGACGTTGGACGAAAATGCAGAAAGTGGCCGCATTCATCCATCTATGCGAAGGCGAGTAATGAAATCACATTTTAGTTTAGAAAATCTATTAAACTTCTTTGCTGCTAATGATTTGAGCAAAGTCCAAGAAATACATTTGCTCCACTTGTCAGACAACAACAGCAATGTGGAGCGCATTTTTAAAGCAGTTGCAAGGGCAACTGGCAAGATGATTTATATACCTTAG
- a CDS encoding recombinase RecT yields the protein MSNQVAIIQRDITDQVNGKLGELQQEGLVIPQNYNASNALKSAFFKLQEVKDKSNRPALEVCTKDSIANALLDMTVQGLSPAKTQCYFVVYGTQLQMLRSYFGTQQVLKRLSGVKDIWANVIYQDDVFDYENYHGRERLISHKTAFENRDKDILGAYAIIQTADDEEILTVMTKKEIETSWGQSKTSQTVHKKFPQEMAKRTVINRAAKAFINTSDDSDLLIEAINNSTENEYENERKDITPEENIQVEIEQNANQEVLDIAPTKQQKEPVVHVQNAQVVEEYEQQELIQQDDPGF from the coding sequence ATGTCAAATCAAGTAGCTATTATTCAGCGGGATATTACAGATCAAGTCAACGGTAAATTAGGCGAGTTGCAACAAGAAGGGCTAGTAATTCCGCAAAATTATAATGCTAGCAATGCTTTAAAATCCGCATTCTTCAAACTTCAAGAAGTGAAGGATAAATCAAACCGTCCAGCATTAGAAGTGTGTACTAAAGATTCCATTGCAAATGCATTACTAGACATGACAGTTCAAGGGTTAAGCCCAGCTAAAACACAATGCTATTTTGTGGTGTATGGTACACAGTTACAAATGCTTCGCTCATATTTTGGTACACAACAAGTGCTTAAACGTTTAAGTGGCGTTAAGGACATTTGGGCGAATGTTATATATCAAGATGATGTATTCGATTACGAAAATTATCATGGTCGCGAACGTTTAATTAGTCACAAAACTGCTTTTGAAAATCGTGATAAGGATATTTTAGGAGCTTATGCAATTATCCAAACGGCAGATGATGAAGAAATTTTAACTGTTATGACTAAAAAGGAAATCGAAACATCTTGGGGGCAAAGTAAAACATCCCAAACTGTTCATAAAAAATTCCCGCAAGAAATGGCTAAGAGAACGGTTATTAATCGAGCTGCTAAGGCATTTATCAATACATCGGATGATAGCGATTTATTAATCGAAGCGATAAATAATTCAACTGAAAATGAGTACGAAAACGAACGCAAAGACATTACACCAGAAGAAAATATTCAGGTAGAAATTGAACAAAATGCTAATCAAGAAGTTTTGGATATTGCACCAACTAAACAACAAAAAGAACCTGTTGTCCATGTCCAAAATGCGCAAGTTGTCGAAGAGTACGAGCAACAAGAACTAATTCAACAAGATGATCCAGGATTCTAA